Proteins found in one Pontibacter sp. SGAir0037 genomic segment:
- a CDS encoding urease subunit beta, giving the protein MHLSPKDIDKLVLHNAGFVAQKRYARGLKLNYPESVALIATQLLEFIRDGESVASLMNLGKQILGLQDVMEGVADMIAEVQVEGTFPDGTKLVTVHHPVCRNSGSPELALYGSGLSRSPKTASPDNLVNANPGEYILSAGELILNEGRATVEVEVTNMGDRPVQVGSHYPFIETNAALKFDREKAFGFRLNIPAGTAVRFEPGERKKVTLVALAGERTVYGGNNLTGGILSEENKAAAIAKIKEQHFQHES; this is encoded by the coding sequence ATGCACCTTTCTCCTAAAGATATAGATAAGCTTGTACTGCACAATGCAGGTTTTGTAGCCCAGAAACGGTATGCCCGAGGGCTGAAGTTAAATTACCCGGAGTCAGTAGCTCTTATTGCCACCCAACTGCTCGAATTTATCAGGGATGGAGAAAGCGTAGCCTCGCTTATGAACTTGGGAAAACAGATTTTAGGCCTGCAGGATGTGATGGAGGGCGTGGCTGATATGATTGCTGAAGTGCAGGTAGAAGGTACTTTCCCGGATGGCACAAAGCTGGTGACTGTACACCACCCTGTTTGTCGGAACAGTGGTTCCCCAGAACTGGCGCTTTATGGTTCCGGGCTTAGCCGCAGCCCTAAAACAGCCTCACCGGATAACTTGGTGAATGCTAACCCGGGAGAGTATATATTATCAGCAGGTGAACTGATCCTGAATGAAGGGCGGGCTACAGTAGAGGTGGAGGTAACCAACATGGGAGACCGGCCGGTGCAGGTCGGGTCGCATTATCCTTTCATTGAAACCAATGCGGCCTTAAAGTTCGATCGGGAAAAAGCGTTTGGGTTTCGCTTGAACATACCGGCCGGCACAGCAGTACGCTTTGAGCCGGGAGAGCGCAAAAAGGTAACTTTAGTAGCACTGGCTGGTGAGAGAACGGTATACGGCGGCAATAACCTTACGGGCGGTATACTTTCAGAAGAAAACAAGGCTGCTGCCATAGCCAAAATTAAAGAGCAGCACTTTCAGCACGAGAGCTGA
- a CDS encoding urease accessory protein, with the protein MEALLPILFAALVGMGHAFEADHLIAVSNIVSKRDSMVLAVKDGFYWGLGHTTTIVVIGSVIILSRATFLNSGYFEAGVGVMLIVMGISRLTNKNNFSKTRIPRYQHSFAYTIGLVHGLAGSGALVLLVMSEISDPMLGITYLFVFGIGSIIGMFIAAGLFSIPFTQRMKINKSVRAGIVVVSSLICILYGSWMIYENMVL; encoded by the coding sequence ATGGAGGCTCTTTTACCCATTTTATTTGCGGCACTGGTAGGCATGGGCCATGCTTTTGAAGCAGATCATCTTATTGCTGTCAGTAATATAGTTTCGAAGCGCGATAGTATGGTATTAGCGGTAAAAGATGGCTTTTACTGGGGGCTTGGCCATACCACTACTATCGTTGTCATAGGTTCGGTTATTATCTTAAGCAGGGCCACCTTTTTAAACTCCGGCTACTTTGAGGCAGGGGTGGGAGTTATGCTCATTGTAATGGGAATCAGCAGGCTTACCAACAAGAACAACTTTAGCAAAACCAGGATACCACGCTACCAGCATAGTTTTGCCTATACAATTGGGTTAGTGCATGGTTTAGCAGGAAGTGGTGCTTTGGTGCTGCTGGTTATGAGCGAAATCAGCGATCCGATGCTGGGCATCACATACCTGTTTGTTTTTGGCATTGGCTCTATCATCGGTATGTTTATCGCGGCAGGCCTTTTCAGCATTCCCTTTACCCAGCGCATGAAAATTAACAAGAGCGTAAGAGCAGGAATCGTTGTCGTTTCTTCCCTGATCTGCATCCTGTACGGTAGCTGGATGATCTATGAAAATATGGTGCTGTAG
- a CDS encoding bestrophin family protein: MLIETRIPPKYIFDKIRNNVFRVLLFSIAFHLLKLFVFDYLPNIPLQLPTVLGTSISLLLAFRLNQSYDRWWEARKVWGAIVNDSRSLVIQLKGFIATEAMASGDASSTLTKMAYRQIAWCYCLGKSLRGQAFDLNHMAEFLSPAELDFIQTQNNKPYALLMLHMADLKKLHEEGAINAYQQVQLDSTIVRLCDSMGKAERIKNTVFPVTYGLFVHFFIYLFLVTLSLALVELVGVWEIPILTFIASTFFLIEKTAKHMQEPFDNKPTDTSVTAIARTIEINLKQILQEPNVPAPLAPEAFYMM, translated from the coding sequence ATGCTTATAGAAACACGAATACCACCTAAGTACATTTTTGATAAAATCAGAAACAATGTATTCAGGGTCCTGCTGTTTTCCATTGCATTCCACCTTCTAAAGCTTTTCGTTTTTGATTACCTGCCTAATATTCCGCTGCAATTGCCAACAGTGTTAGGTACTTCTATTTCGTTGCTGCTTGCCTTCCGGCTTAACCAATCTTATGATCGCTGGTGGGAAGCAAGAAAGGTATGGGGAGCTATTGTGAACGATTCCCGCTCGCTTGTTATCCAGTTAAAAGGCTTTATTGCCACAGAAGCAATGGCATCGGGAGATGCTTCTTCCACTTTAACGAAAATGGCCTATCGCCAGATAGCCTGGTGCTATTGCCTTGGCAAGTCGTTACGCGGGCAGGCGTTCGATCTTAATCATATGGCGGAGTTTTTATCGCCAGCCGAGCTGGACTTTATTCAGACTCAAAACAATAAGCCTTATGCTCTGCTTATGCTGCACATGGCCGACTTAAAAAAATTACATGAAGAAGGCGCTATCAATGCGTATCAGCAGGTACAACTCGACAGCACCATTGTGCGCCTATGCGATTCGATGGGCAAGGCCGAGCGGATAAAAAACACAGTGTTTCCGGTGACTTATGGCTTGTTTGTGCACTTCTTTATTTACCTGTTCCTGGTAACGCTCTCATTAGCCCTGGTAGAGTTGGTAGGTGTATGGGAAATTCCTATTCTCACGTTCATTGCCTCTACTTTCTTCCTGATAGAAAAAACCGCCAAGCACATGCAGGAGCCTTTCGATAACAAACCAACCGATACATCGGTAACGGCCATTGCCAGAACCATAGAAATAAACCTGAAGCAAATTTTACAGGAGCCCAATGTACCTGCTCCTTTGGCCCCGGAAGCATTTTATATGATGTAG
- a CDS encoding NADP-dependent glyceraldehyde-3-phosphate dehydrogenase: MEVTEPTLDVTEDRLKSIFVEEYQIPIAYKLEEEIHQREYLSNGEMKKWDGDVHTVYSPVAIKSEAGYKRKIIGTYPVCTAKEAMEALDAAVAAYDNGRGQWPTMSVQDRISCVEKFTHKMIEQKDIVVKLIMWEIGKSYADSVKEFDRTVEYIYATIDALKDLDRQSSKFEIEQGIVAQVRRSPLGVVLCMGPFNYPLNETFTTLIPALIMGNTLLFKPPKHGTLLHYPLLEAFRESFPKGVVNTIYGRGNTIVPGLMQSGKINVLTLIGSSKVADELKKLHPKVNRLRAILGLDAKNAAIVTENADVSLAVSETVLGALSFNGQRCTALKIIYVHRSKVEQFLAELSAAVGKLKYGMPWEKGVALTPLPEPQKPAYLKDLIDDAVAYGASVVNEGGGTSFESFVYPAILYPVNENMKVYREEQFGPVIPVVPFNDLEEPIQYLIDSTHGQQVSIFSNDATEVASLIDPLVNQVSRVNINCQCQRGPDTFPFTGRKDSAEGTLSVVDALRSFSIRSLVATKLNDSNKKLINEIVGGEESNFLSTKFIF, from the coding sequence ATGGAAGTAACAGAACCTACCTTAGATGTTACCGAAGATCGGTTAAAATCCATCTTTGTGGAGGAATACCAGATTCCTATTGCCTACAAACTGGAGGAAGAAATCCACCAGCGCGAGTATCTCTCGAACGGAGAGATGAAAAAGTGGGATGGAGATGTGCATACCGTTTATTCTCCGGTTGCTATAAAATCTGAAGCTGGTTATAAGCGCAAAATAATCGGAACATACCCTGTCTGTACTGCAAAAGAGGCTATGGAGGCGCTAGATGCTGCCGTAGCTGCTTATGACAACGGGCGCGGACAATGGCCAACGATGAGTGTGCAGGACAGGATCAGCTGTGTCGAAAAGTTTACACATAAGATGATTGAGCAGAAAGATATTGTGGTGAAGCTCATCATGTGGGAAATCGGCAAATCCTATGCAGATTCGGTTAAAGAGTTTGACAGAACGGTAGAGTATATTTATGCAACCATCGATGCTCTGAAAGACCTGGACCGCCAATCGTCTAAATTTGAAATTGAGCAGGGCATTGTGGCACAGGTACGTCGTTCGCCGCTGGGGGTGGTGCTGTGTATGGGGCCATTCAATTACCCGCTGAACGAGACCTTTACAACACTTATTCCAGCCCTTATCATGGGCAATACCTTGCTGTTTAAGCCGCCAAAGCACGGTACTTTACTGCACTACCCTTTGCTGGAGGCTTTTAGAGAAAGCTTTCCGAAAGGCGTTGTAAACACGATCTATGGTCGTGGCAACACCATTGTGCCTGGCCTGATGCAATCAGGTAAAATAAATGTGCTTACCCTGATCGGCTCGAGCAAAGTAGCAGATGAACTAAAGAAGCTGCACCCTAAAGTAAACCGCCTGCGTGCTATCCTGGGGCTTGATGCAAAAAATGCGGCTATTGTAACCGAAAATGCCGATGTAAGCCTGGCGGTTTCTGAAACGGTTCTGGGGGCTTTGTCTTTTAACGGACAACGTTGTACGGCCCTGAAAATAATTTATGTGCATCGTTCTAAAGTAGAGCAGTTCCTGGCCGAATTGAGTGCAGCTGTAGGAAAACTGAAGTATGGTATGCCATGGGAGAAAGGCGTTGCTTTAACACCGCTGCCGGAGCCTCAAAAACCTGCGTATCTAAAAGACCTGATAGATGATGCTGTTGCCTATGGAGCCTCTGTTGTGAATGAAGGGGGCGGCACTTCTTTTGAATCCTTTGTTTACCCGGCTATTCTATATCCGGTGAATGAAAACATGAAGGTATACCGTGAAGAACAGTTTGGTCCGGTAATTCCGGTGGTGCCTTTCAATGATCTGGAGGAGCCTATCCAGTACCTGATTGACTCGACACATGGGCAGCAGGTAAGCATTTTCAGTAACGATGCCACTGAGGTTGCTTCGCTGATCGACCCTTTGGTGAACCAGGTGAGCCGTGTAAACATCAACTGCCAGTGCCAGCGCGGACCAGATACGTTCCCGTTCACAGGGCGTAAAGACAGTGCCGAAGGTACCTTGTCCGTTGTAGATGCGCTGCGTTCATTCTCCATCCGCTCTCTGGTGGCTACAAAGCTTAACGATAGCAACAAAAAGTTGATCAATGAGATTGTAGGTGGTGAAGAATCCAACTTCCTGAGTACAAAATTTATTTTCTAA
- a CDS encoding ATP-binding cassette domain-containing protein, which produces MEPQVQETIVLFLILAKVTALTLYLYGSVKAKQIENKPRPINMSFSHPILSLNHITVRHQNHMLFQDLTFLVNKGEHWALVGESGSGKSTLLKTIAGSYSIAKGHVEHHYFKEFQEQHPQDDPLFTYHNLVAEVSQKHDFRNLSNQADFYYQQRYHSQDSEDAPTVQDYLSGISPSYIAHSYWSYEKVVATFQLEALLQKQLIKLSNGETKRLLLAAALRKHPKLLLLDNPLTGLDVQTRLDLDAIIAEIAASGITIIMATSPTEIPDVITHVAVLQEGKIVRTVPKSVYHPDLVHLVAHVTPDEEELQELLASEHPEVFHTIVHMQDVSIRYGDKQVLSRINWHVKAGERWALLGKNGAGKTTLLSLVNGDNPQSYAQKITLFDKKRGSGESIWDIKRRIGFVSPELYQYFPYHNTCLQVIESGFYDTLGLTRPSEPAKAAEALRWMQLLGIEQEANKQVKQVAASVQRLCLLARALVKCPPLLILDEPCQGLDPKQQKRFKQLLEAICTHSDTTIIYVTHYQEDIPACINHVLHLEAGKVNPAYQLVE; this is translated from the coding sequence TTGGAGCCTCAGGTGCAGGAAACTATCGTGCTATTTCTTATTTTGGCAAAAGTTACGGCTCTTACGCTATACCTGTATGGAAGTGTGAAGGCAAAACAGATCGAAAACAAACCTAGGCCAATAAATATGTCTTTTTCGCACCCCATCCTCTCGCTCAACCATATTACGGTACGTCATCAAAACCACATGTTATTCCAGGATTTAACCTTTCTTGTAAATAAAGGAGAGCATTGGGCCCTGGTGGGGGAGAGTGGTTCCGGCAAATCTACGCTGTTAAAGACAATTGCGGGAAGTTATAGTATTGCGAAAGGTCATGTGGAACACCATTATTTTAAGGAGTTCCAGGAGCAGCATCCGCAGGATGATCCGTTGTTTACTTACCATAATCTGGTGGCAGAGGTGTCGCAGAAGCATGACTTCAGAAATTTGTCTAACCAGGCAGACTTTTATTATCAGCAGCGCTACCACTCTCAGGATTCTGAGGATGCTCCCACGGTACAGGATTATCTGAGCGGAATCAGCCCCTCTTATATAGCCCATAGCTACTGGTCTTATGAGAAGGTGGTTGCTACTTTTCAGCTCGAAGCTTTGCTGCAAAAGCAGCTTATAAAGCTTTCGAATGGAGAAACAAAGCGACTTTTATTGGCAGCTGCGCTACGTAAGCACCCCAAACTGTTACTGCTGGACAACCCGCTTACAGGCCTGGATGTGCAGACACGGCTCGATCTGGATGCCATTATAGCAGAGATAGCTGCTTCAGGAATTACCATCATCATGGCTACCTCTCCAACAGAAATTCCGGATGTTATTACGCATGTGGCCGTGTTACAGGAAGGAAAGATAGTGCGCACGGTGCCTAAAAGTGTGTATCACCCGGATCTGGTGCATCTGGTTGCCCATGTTACGCCAGATGAGGAAGAACTGCAGGAACTGCTTGCTTCGGAGCATCCTGAAGTGTTTCATACTATTGTGCACATGCAGGATGTCTCTATTAGATATGGCGACAAGCAAGTGCTCAGTCGTATAAACTGGCATGTAAAAGCCGGAGAACGGTGGGCATTGCTGGGTAAGAACGGAGCCGGTAAAACTACTCTGCTCAGCCTTGTTAATGGCGATAATCCGCAGTCGTATGCCCAAAAGATTACCCTTTTCGATAAAAAAAGAGGCAGTGGCGAAAGCATATGGGATATAAAAAGAAGGATCGGTTTTGTATCTCCGGAGCTGTACCAGTACTTTCCATATCATAACACCTGCCTGCAGGTAATTGAATCAGGATTCTACGATACATTAGGCCTCACCCGGCCAAGCGAACCTGCTAAAGCTGCTGAGGCCTTGCGCTGGATGCAGTTACTAGGGATAGAGCAGGAGGCAAACAAGCAGGTGAAGCAGGTCGCTGCCAGTGTGCAAAGGCTGTGCCTGCTGGCTAGGGCATTAGTTAAGTGCCCTCCATTGCTTATCCTCGATGAGCCTTGCCAGGGGCTTGATCCAAAACAACAGAAGCGGTTCAAGCAGCTTCTGGAGGCTATCTGTACGCACAGCGATACCACCATTATTTATGTAACGCACTACCAGGAAGATATTCCGGCCTGTATCAACCATGTGTTGCACCTCGAGGCCGGAAAAGTTAATCCAGCGTATCAACTGGTAGAGTAG
- a CDS encoding phosphoheptose isomerase: MEKEQLFQVTEQKLTEQGFTIDKQDQTRPWGGFFVINEDQAQAFADTYFDGMPIDQLKISGKLSPKILIVAPEKRLSWQYHHRRAEIWKVVQGKVGVVTSDTDEEGALNEYEPGQLITLKQGERHRLVGLKEWGVLAEIWQHTDVNNPSDEDDIVRVQDDFGR; this comes from the coding sequence ATGGAGAAAGAACAGCTATTCCAGGTAACAGAACAAAAGTTAACGGAACAGGGATTCACAATTGATAAACAGGATCAGACCCGCCCATGGGGAGGATTCTTTGTTATTAACGAAGATCAGGCACAGGCTTTTGCCGATACTTATTTTGACGGGATGCCTATCGATCAACTGAAGATATCAGGTAAGCTAAGCCCTAAAATTTTAATTGTAGCCCCTGAAAAGCGCCTTTCCTGGCAGTATCACCACCGCCGCGCTGAAATCTGGAAAGTTGTTCAGGGCAAGGTTGGTGTTGTTACCAGCGATACAGATGAAGAGGGAGCCTTAAATGAATACGAACCAGGACAACTGATCACACTTAAGCAAGGTGAACGCCATCGTTTAGTGGGTTTAAAAGAATGGGGTGTACTGGCCGAAATCTGGCAGCATACCGATGTGAACAATCCATCGGATGAAGATGATATCGTGCGGGTGCAGGATGACTTTGGTAGATAA
- the gltB gene encoding glutamate synthase large subunit, translated as MDQTVERNKGLYTPELEHDSCGVGCVVNLNGSKDHHVVKDALTMLENMEHRGATGSDAETGDGAGILVQMPHDFFQKELQEFAIDLPGEGGYGVGMIFFPILYEVREKCRRAINAGIRNLGFELLGYRLVPVNGQVPGHESKAVEPYIEQVFVKPADTAIKGADLERKLFVLRNFITNEIKRNVEGVNDTFYIASFSSRKIIYKGQLKTDQLARYYHDLRHPDFVSALAIVHSRFSTNTFANWKLAQPFRFIAHNGEINTIKGNVNKMKSKEALMSSPLFTDEELQWLLPITNPEYSDSANLDGVVELLTLAGRPLPHVMMMMVPEAWQDNPFMDKARKAFYKFHASLMEPWDGPAALFFTDGTQVGATLDRNGLRPVRYCVTKQGRLIMASETGALEVNPKDVIKRGRLQPGKMLLADISQNKIYEDDEIKELICNDKPYGDWIDQNRIKLRLRPEPRTYLQPFPPAEIRQKQKAFGYSQEDLKMVVQPMAASGYEPVGSMGSDAPLAVLSQQSQHVANYFKQFFAQVSNPPIDSIRERLVMSLFTRVGESLNILAESPEHTRQIHISQPVLSPVEFQKLVYLSEEGFEHQTIDATFSSYEPGSLQKALDAICKEAEEAVRSGKKILIISNRNISKQRAAVPSLLAVGAVHHHLIEKRIRTKAGLVVEAGDAWETHHFATIIGYGASAVYPFLIYDTIKSLHDQQKLDNAKPYTHYFDNFISAVGNGLLKILSKMGISTLQSYQGAQIFECLGFGQEVMQKCFRGTTSRLEGLNFEDLEKECLTKHFTAYPDRNGILETGGFFQWKRNGEAHLLHPNVIHLLQKSTRLNDFQLFKEYSKLVREHQQQTITLRNLFEFRKRLAVPLEEVEPVENILKRFATGAMSFGSISHEAHSTLAIAMNRIGGRSNCGEGGEDEARFIPRPNGDSERSAVKQVASGRFGVTSHYLANADEIQIKIAQGAKPGEGGQLPGHKVDHWIAKVRHSTPGVGLISPPPHHDIYSIEDLKQLIFDLKNANPNARINVKLVAEAGVGTIASGVAKAKADAIMISGADGGTGASPLSSIRHAGLPWEIGLAEAHQTLIKNNLRSRVVLQTDGKLMTGYDLAVATLLGAEEYGVATAALIVEGCIMMRKCHLNTCPVGIATQNPELRQLFTGDPDHVVNLFTFMAMELRQVMAQLGFRTINEMVGQSQVLKVRTDLNHWKLKNLDLTPILHQEYVGHNVGTYHQISQDHEIDFVLDRKLIADFRNGNGTEGVLEYQIKNTDRSVGAMLSYEISTEFGRIGLPENSFNAEFHGSAGQTFGAFLAPGVTFRLVGEANDYIGKGLSGGKLILKPFKESEYLAHEHIIAGNVAFYGATSGQAYINGMAGERFCVRNSGAEAVVEGIGDHGCEYMTGGKVLVLGATGRNFAAGMSGGMAYIYDPHNQFPDQCNLSMVDLETLEEEDLAWINQKLHEHYAYTGSVLAQELLNNWDVTKLHFQKVMPHDLKRVMQVKSNESLKVVA; from the coding sequence ATGGACCAAACAGTAGAAAGAAACAAAGGACTTTACACGCCTGAGTTGGAACACGACTCGTGTGGTGTTGGCTGCGTTGTGAACCTGAACGGCAGCAAAGACCACCATGTAGTGAAAGATGCCCTAACCATGCTGGAAAACATGGAGCATCGTGGTGCCACAGGTAGTGATGCCGAAACTGGCGACGGTGCGGGTATACTTGTACAGATGCCCCACGATTTCTTTCAAAAGGAATTGCAGGAATTTGCGATCGACTTACCTGGCGAAGGTGGCTATGGAGTAGGTATGATCTTTTTCCCTATTCTGTACGAGGTAAGGGAAAAATGCCGTAGGGCAATTAATGCCGGTATTCGCAACCTTGGGTTTGAACTGCTTGGCTACAGGCTGGTGCCTGTCAATGGCCAAGTACCTGGCCACGAGTCCAAAGCTGTGGAACCTTACATTGAACAGGTATTTGTGAAACCGGCAGACACGGCCATTAAAGGTGCTGACCTGGAACGCAAACTATTTGTACTGAGAAACTTTATTACAAACGAGATTAAGAGAAATGTCGAAGGAGTAAACGACACATTTTATATTGCCAGCTTCTCCTCCCGCAAAATTATTTATAAAGGTCAGCTGAAAACAGATCAGTTAGCCAGGTATTACCACGACCTGCGCCACCCAGATTTTGTATCAGCACTGGCTATAGTGCACTCCCGCTTCTCTACTAATACATTTGCCAACTGGAAACTGGCACAACCGTTCCGCTTTATCGCCCATAATGGTGAAATAAATACCATTAAAGGGAATGTGAACAAAATGAAATCAAAAGAAGCCCTGATGTCTTCTCCTCTGTTTACCGACGAGGAGCTACAGTGGCTGCTTCCGATCACGAATCCGGAGTACTCAGACTCAGCTAACCTGGACGGCGTGGTAGAACTGCTGACGCTGGCTGGCAGGCCCTTACCGCATGTAATGATGATGATGGTGCCTGAGGCATGGCAGGATAACCCTTTCATGGACAAGGCGCGCAAAGCTTTCTATAAATTTCATGCTTCACTGATGGAGCCCTGGGATGGCCCGGCTGCGCTGTTTTTTACAGATGGTACACAGGTGGGTGCTACACTCGACCGTAATGGCCTGCGCCCCGTGCGCTACTGCGTAACAAAGCAGGGCAGGTTGATTATGGCATCTGAAACAGGTGCGCTGGAGGTAAACCCGAAGGATGTAATTAAAAGAGGTCGTCTGCAGCCAGGTAAAATGTTGCTGGCAGATATCTCTCAAAATAAAATATACGAAGACGACGAAATCAAAGAACTGATATGCAACGATAAGCCTTACGGCGACTGGATAGACCAGAACCGCATCAAGCTTCGTCTTCGCCCCGAGCCAAGAACATACCTGCAACCGTTTCCTCCAGCCGAAATCAGGCAGAAGCAAAAAGCCTTTGGTTATTCTCAGGAAGACCTGAAAATGGTGGTGCAGCCTATGGCTGCTTCAGGGTATGAACCAGTAGGCAGTATGGGTTCTGACGCTCCGCTTGCCGTACTTTCGCAGCAAAGCCAGCACGTTGCCAATTATTTTAAACAGTTCTTTGCACAGGTAAGCAATCCGCCTATCGATTCTATCCGGGAGCGCCTGGTTATGTCGCTCTTTACCAGAGTGGGCGAATCGCTGAACATTCTGGCAGAGAGCCCGGAGCATACGCGCCAGATACATATTTCGCAACCTGTGCTTTCCCCTGTGGAATTTCAGAAGCTGGTGTACCTGAGTGAAGAAGGTTTTGAACACCAGACAATCGATGCTACCTTTTCGAGCTATGAACCCGGGTCTTTACAAAAAGCACTGGATGCTATTTGCAAAGAAGCTGAAGAAGCCGTTCGAAGCGGCAAGAAGATCCTGATAATATCGAACAGAAATATTTCTAAACAACGGGCTGCCGTACCTTCTCTGTTGGCGGTAGGGGCCGTGCATCACCACCTGATCGAGAAAAGAATACGCACCAAGGCAGGACTGGTAGTAGAAGCCGGCGATGCCTGGGAAACACATCATTTTGCAACTATTATAGGTTACGGTGCCAGTGCGGTATATCCATTCCTGATCTATGATACGATCAAAAGCCTGCATGACCAGCAAAAGCTGGACAATGCGAAGCCATATACCCATTACTTCGATAACTTTATTTCGGCAGTAGGCAATGGTCTTCTCAAGATCCTGTCTAAAATGGGCATCAGCACATTGCAGTCGTACCAGGGCGCACAGATTTTCGAATGCCTCGGCTTTGGGCAGGAAGTGATGCAGAAATGCTTCAGAGGCACGACCAGCCGTTTAGAGGGATTGAATTTTGAAGATCTTGAGAAGGAATGCCTGACCAAACATTTTACGGCTTATCCTGATCGGAATGGCATTTTGGAAACCGGCGGTTTCTTCCAGTGGAAGCGCAACGGCGAAGCCCACCTGCTGCACCCGAACGTAATCCACCTGCTGCAGAAGTCTACGCGCCTGAACGATTTCCAATTATTTAAGGAATACTCGAAGCTGGTAAGAGAGCATCAGCAGCAAACTATCACGCTTCGCAATCTTTTTGAGTTCCGCAAGCGCCTGGCGGTGCCGCTGGAAGAAGTAGAACCCGTAGAAAACATCCTGAAACGCTTTGCGACAGGGGCCATGTCTTTTGGTTCTATTTCGCATGAAGCGCACTCAACGCTGGCAATTGCCATGAACCGCATTGGCGGGCGTAGCAATTGCGGTGAGGGTGGTGAGGATGAAGCACGTTTCATTCCAAGACCTAACGGAGACTCTGAAAGATCGGCTGTTAAGCAGGTTGCTTCCGGCCGCTTTGGTGTTACCAGCCACTACCTGGCTAATGCCGATGAAATACAGATTAAAATCGCACAAGGCGCTAAGCCAGGAGAAGGCGGTCAGTTACCAGGGCATAAAGTAGATCACTGGATTGCCAAAGTGCGCCATTCTACTCCTGGTGTAGGTTTAATTTCTCCTCCTCCTCACCACGACATTTATTCGATTGAGGATTTAAAACAGCTGATCTTCGACCTGAAGAATGCCAACCCGAATGCACGCATCAATGTGAAACTAGTGGCAGAAGCAGGAGTTGGAACCATTGCCTCCGGTGTGGCTAAAGCAAAGGCCGATGCTATTATGATTTCCGGTGCCGATGGTGGTACAGGTGCAAGCCCGCTCAGTTCAATTCGCCATGCCGGCCTGCCTTGGGAGATCGGATTGGCCGAAGCGCATCAAACGCTCATCAAAAACAACCTGCGCAGCCGTGTGGTGCTTCAGACAGACGGGAAGCTGATGACAGGTTACGACCTGGCGGTGGCTACCTTACTGGGCGCTGAAGAATACGGCGTAGCAACGGCAGCGCTTATAGTAGAAGGATGTATTATGATGCGTAAATGCCATCTGAACACCTGTCCGGTAGGTATAGCTACCCAGAACCCGGAACTGCGCCAGCTTTTTACAGGCGATCCGGACCATGTGGTAAACCTGTTTACATTTATGGCAATGGAGCTACGCCAGGTAATGGCACAGCTCGGTTTCCGTACCATAAATGAGATGGTAGGACAATCGCAGGTGCTGAAGGTTAGAACAGACCTGAACCACTGGAAACTGAAGAACCTGGACCTGACTCCTATTCTTCACCAGGAATATGTTGGCCATAACGTAGGTACTTATCACCAGATTTCGCAGGATCATGAGATTGATTTTGTACTGGACAGAAAGCTGATTGCTGACTTCAGGAATGGCAATGGAACAGAAGGTGTACTGGAATACCAGATAAAAAACACAGACCGTTCGGTGGGTGCGATGCTATCGTATGAGATATCTACAGAGTTTGGCAGAATCGGCTTGCCGGAAAACAGCTTTAATGCTGAATTTCATGGATCTGCCGGTCAGACTTTTGGTGCCTTCCTGGCTCCGGGCGTTACGTTCAGGCTGGTTGGTGAAGCCAATGACTATATCGGCAAGGGTTTATCTGGCGGTAAACTTATTCTGAAGCCTTTCAAAGAAAGCGAATACCTGGCGCATGAACACATTATTGCAGGCAACGTGGCATTCTACGGAGCTACTTCCGGGCAGGCTTACATCAATGGCATGGCCGGTGAGCGCTTCTGTGTAAGAAATTCGGGAGCAGAGGCGGTGGTAGAAGGCATAGGCGACCACGGCTGCGAGTATATGACAGGCGGTAAGGTACTTGTATTGGGTGCTACAGGCAGAAACTTTGCTGCGGGTATGAGCGGTGGAATGGCCTACATTTACGATCCGCACAACCAGTTCCCGGACCAATGCAACCTGAGCATGGTAGACCTGGAAACGCTGGAAGAAGAAGACTTAGCCTGGATTAACCAGAAGCTGCATGAGCATTATGCTTATACAGGCAGCGTGCTGGCTCAAGAGCTTCTGAACAATTGGGATGTAACCAAGCTTCACTTCCAGAAAGTAATGCCGCACGACCTGAAGCGTGTGATGCAAGTAAAATCTAATGAATCTTTAAAAGTAGTAGCCTGA